The Polynucleobacter necessarius genome window below encodes:
- the xth gene encoding exodeoxyribonuclease III: MTDCVRIATWNVNSLKVRLPQVLRWLQDQEASKKPIDALCLQELKLTDDKYPHKDLEDAGHISLATGQKTYNGVAIILRKASLAPIASTLETAFLKPVRNIPRFEDEQQRILAATVCFAGSQPLRIVSAYFPNGQSPDSDKFQYKLGWLKAMQNWLAEELKHNQRLALLGDFNIAPADQDVYDPKAWEGQNLVSPLEREAFQELIKLGLTDAFRMFEQAPKTYSWWDYRMMGFRRNAGLRIDHILLSEALKDRCTASFVDKEPRSWEQPSDHAPVIATIQKIL, translated from the coding sequence ATGACTGATTGTGTAAGGATAGCTACGTGGAATGTGAATTCTTTAAAAGTTCGCCTTCCACAGGTGCTTCGTTGGTTGCAAGATCAAGAGGCATCTAAAAAGCCGATTGATGCACTTTGTTTGCAAGAGCTCAAACTCACGGATGATAAATATCCGCACAAGGATTTGGAAGATGCTGGGCATATTAGTTTGGCGACGGGGCAAAAGACCTATAACGGGGTTGCAATTATTCTACGTAAGGCATCCTTGGCACCAATTGCTTCTACTTTAGAAACAGCTTTCCTAAAACCTGTCAGAAATATTCCTCGCTTTGAAGATGAGCAGCAGCGTATTTTGGCAGCAACAGTCTGCTTTGCAGGTTCTCAGCCACTCAGGATAGTTTCAGCATACTTTCCGAATGGACAGTCGCCCGATAGCGATAAGTTCCAATACAAGCTCGGATGGCTAAAGGCTATGCAAAACTGGCTTGCAGAAGAGCTCAAACACAATCAACGCTTAGCGCTTTTGGGCGACTTTAATATTGCTCCGGCAGATCAAGATGTTTATGATCCCAAGGCTTGGGAGGGGCAGAACTTAGTCTCGCCACTAGAGCGTGAAGCATTTCAAGAGCTTATTAAGCTGGGCCTTACTGATGCGTTCAGAATGTTTGAGCAAGCACCCAAAACCTATAGTTGGTGGGACTATCGAATGATGGGCTTTAGAAGAAATGCTGGTTTACGCATCGATCACATCTTGTTAAGCGAAGCGCTTAAAGATCGGTGCACTGCGAGTTTTGTGGATAAAGAACCCAGATCCTGGGAGCAACCATCAGACCATGCTCCCGTGATTGCCACTATTCAAAAGATTTTGTGA
- the folD gene encoding bifunctional methylenetetrahydrofolate dehydrogenase/methenyltetrahydrofolate cyclohydrolase FolD: MPAQLLDGNALSKKLRTEIAARGAIVTAKGIRPGLAVIVVGDNPASQVYVRNKVKACEDVGFHSVLERYSAELGEEELLARIATLNADPAIHGILVQLPLPEHIAAERVLEAMTPEKDVDGFHVANAGALMVGQPEFKPCTPHGCMKILESIDYPIRGARAVIVGASNIVGKPMAMLLLQAGATVTICNSKTRDLAHHTKDADILVVATGKPKMISGDMVKNGAVVIDVGINRLPDGKLCGDVDFDAAKYVAGWITSVPGGVGPMTITMLLMNTLEAAEKASKH; the protein is encoded by the coding sequence ATGCCGGCTCAACTACTCGACGGGAACGCTCTTTCTAAAAAACTGCGTACTGAAATTGCTGCACGCGGTGCGATTGTTACCGCCAAGGGGATAAGACCTGGTTTAGCTGTAATCGTAGTTGGCGATAATCCTGCTAGCCAAGTGTATGTTCGTAACAAAGTTAAGGCCTGTGAGGATGTGGGATTCCACTCTGTCCTTGAACGGTATTCCGCTGAGCTAGGTGAAGAAGAATTGTTAGCGCGAATTGCCACCTTAAACGCAGATCCTGCAATTCATGGCATCTTAGTGCAGCTACCACTACCAGAACACATTGCCGCTGAACGCGTACTGGAAGCGATGACTCCTGAAAAGGATGTTGATGGTTTTCACGTCGCCAATGCTGGCGCACTGATGGTTGGTCAGCCAGAATTCAAGCCATGTACACCCCATGGTTGCATGAAAATTTTAGAAAGCATTGATTACCCTATTCGTGGCGCTCGCGCTGTGATTGTTGGGGCATCCAATATTGTTGGTAAGCCCATGGCCATGCTTTTGTTACAAGCTGGCGCGACTGTGACTATTTGCAATAGCAAAACTCGTGACTTGGCCCACCATACTAAAGACGCTGACATCTTGGTAGTGGCTACCGGAAAACCCAAAATGATCTCTGGCGATATGGTCAAAAATGGTGCGGTAGTTATCGACGTAGGCATCAATCGCCTGCCAGATGGCAAGCTTTGTGGTGATGTAGACTTTGATGCCGCTAAATACGTGGCAGGATGGATTACTTCTGTCCCTGGTGGTGTAGGCCCCATGACTATTACTATGCTTCTAATGAATACATTAGAAGCCGCTGAAAAAGCCTCCAAGCATTAA
- a CDS encoding response regulator transcription factor → MNLSATTKPNQAEVVYVVDDDEAVRDSLTWLLESNGYVVRCHASAERFLQSLQHTDKSTISCAILDVRMPGMSGLELQERLTSENLPMPVAFITGHGDVSMAVSTMKRGAVDFIEKPFKDNDLCGLVDRMLAKARVDSSQASQRKITQSLLSKLTGRERQILERIVAGRLNKQIADDLGISIKTVEAHRANIMEKLNVNTVANLLRLALSEPQTN, encoded by the coding sequence ATGAACTTAAGCGCCACTACAAAACCAAACCAAGCTGAAGTTGTCTATGTCGTTGATGATGACGAAGCGGTAAGAGACTCACTCACTTGGCTATTAGAGAGCAATGGTTATGTTGTGCGTTGTCATGCTAGCGCTGAGCGTTTCTTGCAGTCTTTACAACATACAGACAAGTCAACAATCTCGTGTGCCATTTTGGATGTGCGTATGCCAGGAATGTCAGGATTAGAATTACAAGAACGCCTCACAAGTGAAAATTTACCCATGCCAGTTGCCTTCATAACCGGTCATGGTGACGTATCAATGGCTGTATCCACGATGAAACGTGGCGCTGTTGATTTCATTGAAAAGCCTTTCAAAGACAACGATCTCTGTGGCTTGGTGGATCGTATGCTTGCAAAAGCACGCGTCGATTCTTCACAAGCGAGCCAACGCAAAATTACGCAGAGCTTACTAAGTAAACTCACTGGCCGCGAACGTCAAATTCTTGAGCGCATTGTTGCTGGTCGCTTGAATAAACAAATTGCAGATGATCTCGGCATTTCTATTAAGACTGTTGAAGCCCACCGTGCCAACATTATGGAAAAGCTCAACGTCAATACTGTTGCAAACCTGCTCCGCTTGGCTTTATCCGAACCTCAGACTAATTAA
- the aceE gene encoding pyruvate dehydrogenase (acetyl-transferring), homodimeric type: MAAVPEQVLGKQSARDADPGETQEWLQALDGVIRTEGPERAAYLIDQQISHARVNGVVQPFHAETPYINTIPVENQARLPGDQNVEHRIRSYTRWNAMTMVLRANKDTNVGGHISSFQSAATLYDVGFNHFWHAPSPEHGGDLIFVQGHSAPGVYARAYMLGRLEEDQLNNFRQEVGGKGISSYPHPWLMPDFWQFPTVSMGLGPIMAIYQARFMKYLGDRGFIQEQGRKVWAFLGDGETDEPESLGTIGMAGREKLDNLIFVINCNLQRLDGPVRGNGKIIQELESEFRGAGWNVIKVVWGGQWDALFARDKKGILMQRLGDIVDGQYQTMKSKNGAYVRETVFNTPELKALVSDWSDDEIWQLNRGGHDPHKVFAAFHAAVNHKEQPTVILAHTIKGYGMGGSGEAMNIAHQAKKMNADDVRRFRDRFEIPVKDERLDEMPLVKFAEGSPELEYMKARRQELGGYLPQRRTKAESLPVPALDAFAPLLEATTEGREISTTMAFVRMLNTVVRDKVIGKCVVPIIPDESRTFGMEGMFRQLGIWNQLGQLYTPEDHDQLMFYKEDKTGQILQEGINEAGGMCDWIAAATSYSTHGVPMLPFYIFYSMFGFQRIGDLAWAAGDMRSRGFLLGGTAGRTTLNGEGLQHEDGHSHLWSGAVPNCISFDPTFSFELAVVIQDGMRRMLEVQEDVYYYVTLMNENYAHPVMPKGAEKDIIKGMYKLKSVGDDKAKLRVQLLGSGTIFREVIEAAEILHTDWGIASDLWGCPSFTELGRNWNAVHRNNLLNPTAAPALSHVEKCLKDTAGPVIAATDYVRLFAEQIRPAIQHMGRRYEVLGTDGFGRSDTREKLRDFFEVDRRWVVLTALRSLVDSGQLDRSKLAEAIKKYDIDATKPNPMTV; encoded by the coding sequence ATGGCAGCCGTTCCAGAACAAGTATTAGGTAAACAGAGTGCCCGGGACGCTGATCCTGGCGAAACGCAAGAATGGTTACAGGCGCTCGATGGCGTCATTCGTACTGAAGGGCCAGAAAGAGCTGCCTATCTGATCGATCAACAAATTTCTCATGCGCGGGTAAACGGGGTCGTTCAGCCTTTCCATGCAGAAACTCCATACATCAATACGATTCCGGTTGAGAATCAAGCGCGCTTACCGGGCGACCAAAACGTAGAGCATCGTATTCGTTCTTACACTCGTTGGAATGCTATGACGATGGTGTTACGTGCCAATAAAGACACCAATGTTGGTGGCCATATTTCCTCTTTCCAATCTGCTGCAACCTTATATGATGTTGGCTTTAATCATTTTTGGCATGCTCCATCTCCAGAGCACGGTGGAGATTTGATCTTCGTACAGGGTCACTCAGCTCCAGGTGTTTATGCCCGCGCGTATATGCTCGGACGCCTCGAAGAAGATCAACTGAATAATTTCCGTCAAGAAGTCGGCGGTAAGGGCATCTCTAGCTATCCTCATCCTTGGTTGATGCCTGATTTCTGGCAGTTCCCAACAGTCTCAATGGGTTTAGGTCCCATCATGGCAATTTATCAAGCCCGCTTTATGAAATACCTCGGAGATCGTGGTTTTATACAAGAGCAAGGTCGTAAAGTCTGGGCATTCTTAGGTGATGGTGAAACTGATGAGCCAGAATCTTTGGGAACAATTGGTATGGCCGGTCGTGAAAAGCTCGATAACCTGATTTTTGTAATCAACTGTAACTTGCAGCGCTTAGATGGCCCAGTGCGCGGTAACGGCAAAATTATTCAAGAGCTCGAGAGCGAGTTCCGTGGCGCTGGCTGGAATGTCATTAAGGTGGTGTGGGGCGGTCAATGGGATGCCTTATTTGCTCGCGATAAAAAAGGCATCTTGATGCAACGCCTTGGCGACATCGTTGATGGTCAATATCAAACAATGAAGTCTAAAAATGGTGCTTACGTTCGTGAGACGGTTTTTAACACCCCAGAGTTAAAGGCGTTAGTAAGTGACTGGAGTGATGATGAGATTTGGCAGCTTAATCGTGGTGGCCATGATCCACATAAAGTCTTTGCAGCTTTTCACGCTGCAGTCAATCACAAAGAGCAGCCGACCGTTATTTTGGCTCACACCATTAAAGGTTACGGTATGGGGGGTTCAGGTGAGGCGATGAATATTGCGCATCAGGCTAAGAAGATGAATGCCGATGACGTACGTCGCTTCCGTGATCGCTTTGAGATTCCAGTCAAAGATGAGCGGTTGGATGAAATGCCATTGGTGAAGTTTGCCGAGGGTAGTCCAGAATTGGAGTATATGAAAGCGCGTCGCCAAGAGCTGGGTGGTTATTTGCCTCAGCGTCGTACCAAAGCTGAAAGCTTGCCTGTTCCCGCCTTAGATGCATTTGCGCCATTACTCGAAGCAACTACCGAAGGGCGCGAGATCTCAACGACGATGGCTTTCGTGCGCATGCTCAACACTGTAGTGCGCGACAAGGTAATCGGTAAATGTGTAGTGCCGATTATTCCAGACGAGTCCCGTACGTTTGGCATGGAGGGCATGTTCCGTCAATTGGGTATCTGGAATCAATTGGGTCAGCTGTACACACCTGAAGATCATGATCAATTGATGTTCTATAAAGAGGATAAGACTGGGCAAATTCTGCAAGAGGGTATTAATGAAGCAGGCGGTATGTGTGATTGGATCGCCGCCGCCACTTCATACTCTACCCATGGTGTGCCGATGCTACCTTTTTATATCTTCTATTCCATGTTTGGTTTCCAGCGTATTGGAGATCTCGCTTGGGCTGCGGGTGATATGCGGAGCCGTGGTTTCTTGTTAGGCGGAACCGCTGGTAGAACTACTCTGAATGGTGAGGGCTTACAGCATGAAGATGGTCACAGCCATTTATGGAGCGGTGCAGTACCAAATTGCATTAGTTTTGATCCGACATTCTCATTTGAATTAGCAGTTGTCATTCAAGACGGTATGCGTCGTATGCTGGAAGTTCAGGAGGACGTGTATTACTACGTCACCTTAATGAATGAAAACTATGCTCACCCAGTAATGCCGAAGGGTGCTGAAAAAGACATCATTAAAGGAATGTATAAACTCAAATCCGTTGGCGATGACAAAGCTAAATTGCGTGTTCAGCTCTTAGGATCTGGTACGATCTTCCGAGAAGTCATTGAGGCTGCTGAGATTCTGCACACAGACTGGGGTATCGCTTCAGACTTATGGGGTTGCCCAAGCTTTACTGAACTTGGTCGCAATTGGAATGCGGTACATCGCAATAATCTCTTGAATCCAACGGCAGCGCCAGCTTTATCTCATGTTGAGAAGTGTCTGAAAGACACGGCCGGTCCAGTCATTGCTGCAACTGACTATGTCCGTTTGTTTGCCGAGCAAATTCGTCCAGCGATTCAACATATGGGTCGTCGCTATGAAGTGCTCGGTACCGATGGCTTTGGTCGTTCCGATACCCGTGAAAAACTTCGCGACTTTTTTGAAGTAGATCGTCGTTGGGTAGTCCTCACTGCTTTGAGATCCTTAGTCGATTCTGGCCAGTTGGATCGCTCTAAATTAGCAGAAGCCATCAAAAAGTACGACATCGATGCTACTAAACCAAATCCTATGACGGTTTGA
- the aceF gene encoding dihydrolipoyllysine-residue acetyltransferase, with amino-acid sequence MSQTIEIKVPDIGDYKDVPVIEVLAKAGDRIEKEQSIVVLESDKATMDVPSSHSGVVKEVKVKVGDNLSEGSVVIILEGGASSAATPVPATPAAAPTAKTVEPSIPRAPAPPPISNTPPPVGSAGSHASPSVRKFARELGVTISQVKGSGPKGRITQEDVQAFVKAAMSGGAGSPAAASSGGSLGGLNLIPWPKVDFTRFGEIERQPLNRIKKLTAANLGRNWVMIPAVTYHEDADITDLEAFRVLTNKENEKKGIKITILAFLMKAAVAALKKYPEFNSSLDGDDLILKKYFNIGFAADAPTGLVVPVIKDADKKGIFELAKETSELAALARNGKLKLDQMQGASFTISSLGGIGGTYFSPIVNAPDVAILGVSKAAMKPVWDGKQFVPRLICPLSLSADHRVIDGALATRFHVYIAELLADFRRASL; translated from the coding sequence ATGAGTCAAACAATTGAAATCAAAGTCCCGGATATCGGTGACTATAAAGACGTACCCGTGATTGAAGTCTTAGCCAAGGCTGGAGATCGGATTGAAAAAGAACAATCCATCGTCGTTTTGGAATCAGACAAGGCTACGATGGACGTTCCTTCGTCGCACTCTGGTGTCGTGAAAGAAGTCAAAGTCAAGGTCGGTGACAATCTCTCTGAAGGGTCTGTTGTTATAATTTTGGAAGGTGGCGCATCAAGTGCTGCTACTCCCGTTCCTGCTACCCCAGCAGCAGCGCCTACGGCAAAAACAGTTGAGCCGTCGATTCCGCGTGCACCAGCACCGCCTCCGATTAGCAATACACCTCCGCCTGTAGGTTCTGCAGGCAGTCATGCGAGCCCATCAGTGCGTAAATTTGCGCGTGAGCTAGGCGTCACAATTTCTCAAGTCAAAGGATCGGGGCCTAAGGGCCGCATTACCCAAGAGGATGTTCAAGCATTTGTGAAGGCTGCCATGAGTGGTGGTGCAGGTAGCCCTGCTGCCGCTTCTAGTGGTGGTAGTTTGGGCGGCTTGAATCTCATTCCTTGGCCTAAGGTGGATTTCACAAGGTTTGGCGAAATTGAGCGTCAGCCTCTGAATCGAATCAAGAAACTAACCGCAGCTAATTTAGGCCGTAACTGGGTCATGATTCCAGCAGTGACCTATCACGAGGATGCCGATATTACCGATTTAGAGGCTTTCCGTGTTCTGACTAATAAAGAGAATGAAAAGAAGGGCATCAAGATCACAATTCTGGCCTTCTTAATGAAGGCCGCAGTGGCTGCGCTGAAAAAATATCCAGAGTTCAATAGCTCATTGGATGGCGACGATTTGATCCTCAAAAAATACTTCAATATTGGCTTTGCTGCTGATGCTCCAACAGGTTTGGTTGTACCAGTCATTAAAGACGCTGATAAGAAAGGCATTTTTGAGTTAGCAAAAGAAACTTCAGAGCTGGCAGCACTTGCTCGTAATGGCAAATTAAAGCTAGATCAGATGCAGGGTGCAAGCTTTACGATTTCTTCTCTAGGGGGTATTGGTGGGACTTACTTCTCACCAATCGTCAATGCTCCTGATGTGGCGATCTTAGGCGTAAGCAAAGCCGCAATGAAACCTGTATGGGATGGTAAGCAATTTGTGCCACGTCTGATTTGCCCATTGTCATTGTCTGCTGATCATCGTGTCATCGATGGTGCTTTAGCAACTCGCTTTCATGTATATATTGCTGAGCTCTTAGCTGACTTCCGTCGCGCTAGTCTATAA